A single genomic interval of Picosynechococcus sp. PCC 7003 harbors:
- a CDS encoding esterase-like activity of phytase family protein: MKPKNSWWRSPNILWIKLCLIGSLLIGCAPIVPPAESNPRTFVPLAVEFLDEYWLPKTEFQGTTVGGLSALYYNAQTGAYYALSDDRSQFAPARFYTFDLDIDETGAIPQIQGLNLKAMTPLTTPDGETFAPGSLDPEGLVLSPHNTLFISSEGDTDAAIDPFVKEFDLEGHELTSLRIPQRFLTGDRQRGVRNNLGFEALAISAPSQAAADPFRIFVASESSLYQDTRSDNVGAPIRLLHYVINPIGEPVLIAEHLYPLEPAPQGTFSNGLVEIIALPQEGYFLSLERSYGLGGVGAKLFQVTIGNATDTDRIESLAGNPETVVPMRKTLLLDLRQLGISLDNLEGMTLGPQLADGSQSLLLISDDNFSADQVNQLLLFRLSNSAAKVTSK; the protein is encoded by the coding sequence ATGAAGCCGAAAAATTCCTGGTGGCGATCGCCAAACATTTTATGGATCAAACTTTGTCTCATTGGCAGCTTATTGATTGGTTGCGCCCCCATTGTTCCCCCAGCAGAAAGCAATCCCCGCACCTTCGTGCCCCTAGCCGTAGAATTTTTAGATGAATATTGGCTACCCAAAACAGAGTTTCAAGGGACGACCGTCGGCGGCTTATCGGCCCTCTATTACAATGCCCAAACCGGCGCCTACTATGCCCTGAGTGATGACCGCTCCCAGTTTGCTCCAGCGCGCTTTTATACCTTCGATCTGGACATCGACGAAACCGGGGCCATTCCCCAAATCCAAGGGCTAAACCTCAAGGCAATGACACCTTTAACCACTCCTGACGGTGAAACCTTTGCCCCAGGGAGCCTTGACCCAGAAGGATTGGTTCTCTCGCCCCACAATACATTATTTATTTCCAGCGAGGGAGATACCGATGCCGCCATTGATCCTTTCGTGAAAGAATTTGACCTCGAAGGTCACGAATTGACCTCCCTCAGAATTCCCCAGCGTTTTCTAACAGGCGATCGCCAGCGGGGGGTACGCAACAATTTAGGATTTGAAGCCTTGGCCATTTCTGCCCCTTCCCAAGCCGCCGCTGACCCCTTTCGGATCTTTGTTGCTTCAGAATCTTCCCTTTATCAAGATACCCGGTCTGATAATGTGGGGGCGCCCATTCGTCTATTGCATTACGTGATCAATCCCATCGGCGAACCTGTGTTAATCGCCGAACATCTCTATCCCCTAGAACCTGCTCCCCAAGGGACGTTTTCCAATGGCCTGGTGGAAATTATTGCCCTCCCCCAGGAAGGTTATTTCCTTAGCCTGGAGCGCAGCTATGGCCTTGGAGGTGTTGGCGCAAAACTGTTCCAGGTAACCATTGGCAATGCCACCGACACCGACCGCATTGAGTCCCTTGCCGGCAATCCAGAGACCGTTGTCCCCATGCGGAAAACCCTCTTACTGGATCTGCGACAATTGGGAATTAGCCTCGATAACCTAGAGGGCATGACCCTAGGGCCACAGCTAGCCGATGGCAGCCAAAGTTTACTGTTGATCAGTGATGATAATTTCAGTGCCGATCAGGTAAATCAACTTTTGCTCTTTCGCTTGAGTAATTCGGCGGCTAAAGTCACATCAAAATAG